The following proteins are encoded in a genomic region of Arachis ipaensis cultivar K30076 chromosome B02, Araip1.1, whole genome shotgun sequence:
- the LOC107623011 gene encoding protein ROOT PRIMORDIUM DEFECTIVE 1 — translation MLKPPINPSVKKLIGASILFHRSMTTSKRVQDRSKQKRVNDLEVATEKWKILSKILFLIELLKQQPEMIIPVRSLENYRKQINLPKPHRISDFIRKTPKLFELYKDHKGVLWCGLTERAEELLEEEQRVLEQHSDKAAEHVTRLLMMSVDKRLPLEKIAHFRRDFGLPMDFRANWVHQYPQHFRVVKSFDGIDQVECLELVNWNPNWSITELEKVTGVTESTTTNLHIPGMLSLPFPLKFPSNYKRVYRYSEKIQDFQKRAYLSPYADARGLKAGSLEFDKRAVAVMHEILSFTIEKRLVTDHLTHFRWEMVMPQKLMRILLKHIGIFYVSERGKRFSVFLNEAYEGAELIEKCPLVLWREKVLKLVGYRGRKKKFEILSDMSDVEGDIGLMQSDSEVEDLDVQLEQHGSVDYEDPLLVDNSEMDVEEIACEYRNFKNS, via the coding sequence ATGCTGAAACCTCCGATAAACCCCTCAGTGAAGAAGCTCATCGGAGCTTCAATTCTTTTCCATCGATCGATGACGACCAGCAAGAGGGTTCAAGACAGGAGTAAGCAGAAGAGAGTTAACGATCTTGAGGTCGCAACCGAGAAGTGGAAGATACTCTCCAAAATCCTCTTCTTAATCGAGCTTCTGAAGCAACAGCCTGAGATGATTATCCCTGTTAGATCCCTTGAAAACTACCGTAAGCAGATCAATCTCCCAAAGCCACATAGAATCTCCGATTTCATTCGAAAGACGCCAAAGCTCTTTGAACTCTACAAGGATCACAAGGGGGTGCTGTGGTGCGGCTTGACGGAGAGAGCTGAGGAATTGTTGGAGGAAGAACAGAGGGTTCTTGAGCAGCATTCCGATAAGGCTGCGGAACATGTTACGAGGTTGCTGATGATGTCGGTGGATAAGCGTCTCCCGTTAGAGAAGATTGCTCATTTCAGAAGGGATTTTGGGTTGCCTATGGATTTTAGGGCTAATTGGGTGCACCAATATCCACAGCATTTTAGGGTTGTGAAGTCCTTTGATGGCATTGATCAAGTTGAGTGCTTGGAGCTTGTGAATTGGAATCCTAATTGGTCAATAACGGAATTAGAGAAGGTTACAGGTGTAACTGAATCCACTACTACCAATTTGCATATCCCTGGTATGCTGTCACTTCCATTCCCTTTGAAATTCCCTTCAAATTATAAAAGGGTGTATCGTTATAGTGAAAAGATTCAAGATTTTCAAAAGAGGGCTTATTTGTCTCCTTATGCTGATGCAAGAGGTCTCAAGGCTGGTTCTCTTGAATTTGATAAGAGGGCCGTTGCTGTTATGCATGAGATTCTTAGTTTCACCATTGAAAAGAGATTGGTCACTGATCACCTCACTCATTTTCGTTGGGAGATGGTGATGCCTCAGAAGCTCATGAGGATTCTTCTGAAGCACATTGGCATCTTCTATGTCTCGGAGCGGGGAAAGAGGTTTAGTGTGTTCTTGAATGAAGCATATGAAGGTGCGGAGCTGATTGAGAAATGCCCCTTGGTCCTATGGAGGGAAAAAGTCTTAAAGCTTGTTGGTTATAGAGGGAGGAAGAAGAAGTTTGAGATACTCAGTGACATGTCTGATGTAGAAGGCGATATTGGCTTGATGCAGAGTGATTCTGAAGTAGAGGACTTGGACGTGCAGCTTGAGCAGCATGGTTCCGTGGATTATGAGGATCCTTTACTTGTGGACAATTCTGAGATGGATGTTGAAGAGATTGCCTGTGAATATCGAAATTTTAAGAATTCTTGA
- the LOC110268628 gene encoding putative disease resistance protein At3g14460, with the protein MAEALVVGALVNGLANVVLDRLISSEFLNLVVGKKLDRKLVDRLKTAILAAKALAADAEQKQFGHKLVREWLDSLKDALYTADDLLDRVFIKAEIRNKVHIRLPHFLDLSGRKMVTKIEEVVERIVDLEKRKDTLGLREIQTGSSSWRPPSTSLVKGNVFGRDSDQQALIKMLNDNNHHNLSVISIVGMGGVGKTTLAQWLYNNKDLMDGVDLKAWICVSENFDVVETTKNVIKGISSGVCSLDGFDLLQQYLKEKLSEKKFFIVLDDVWSEDADKWNSFITPFQHGTKGSTILLTTRMVNVGRIVQHYNSYTLNQLSDDYCWSIFADNASFPKSNGSSELEGIGRKIVERCDGLPLAAETLGRLLRSEHRVEEWNKILSSDIWEFSVANCKIVPALLLSYHHLPTHLKGCFVYCSLYPKDYKLDKDELILLWMAEDLLRPRSRGQTLEEVGCECFDDLASRLFFKQVNNDREKYFVMHDLMHDLAIFLAGKFCCRLSEELGEKEEMSILTRHLSYGDSIPEKTCSSNKIESLRTLLYTNHRAGFWKARATLPCDILSKNKYLRVVSFDILPIYPDSIAKLIQLRYLDLSRSDIEVLPPSLCNLCNLQTLKLEGCSKLTMLPNGMYNLVNLRHLNIKGTPLKEMPKGMGKLKQLHVLSKFVVGKQEDKRIEELGGLLNLHGSLEIQKLENVVDANQARSARITDKKHIEELLLEWSSSDDIVSNTHTNEQDILHSLQPDTGLKELQIKGYKGTIFSDWLGRCSYKNMTRVTLASCKNCCMLPSLGQLPSLKSLCIESFDELKSIGKEFYKNEGHQHSSPIAPFSSLEELIFYNMPSWEEWHLPDSEAFPQLKSLLIRGCPMLNGDMVNQVLMRIVSSSSDVSKVRQLKIQEVDDAGWGKEMTLDGDRLSISGFECVAECAFKTRIIHHLTSLQEIQICKCSSVVSLGPLGGNCLPKSLQKLRIYRCSQIELLQQQQKYDLVDLQIYESCDSLTSLSLDAFPKLKNLEITQCENVESVSMSEPPHAALQHLSITNCNKLDALPRGIPNLQSLDIQGCPKICWLPERGFLPNLEELSVGGCRQQLGVVSWLGNLDNLTHLTIYGDGRESRIKSYPEVGSLPRLPSLTTLKIWGFDNLETLKCNQLPRLTSLQQLHIGFCMKLNNMEGEKLPPSLLILKIDYCDLLAKHCKNKHQQIWSKISHIPTIQVDGKQIF; encoded by the coding sequence ATGGCTGAAGCACTTGTGGTTGGAGCTTTAGTTAATGGCTTGGCCAACGTTGTTCTTGACCGGCTCATTTCATCTGAGTTTCTCAACTTGGTGGTGGGCAAGAAGCTGGATCGGAAATTGGTTGACAGGCTGAAGACTGCTATCTTGGCTGCCAAAGCTCTGGCTGCTGATGCTGAGCAGAAGCAGTTTGGACACAAACTCGTGAGGGAGTGGCTTGATAGTCTCAAAGATGCTCTCTACACTGCTGATGACTTGCTGGACCGTGTCTTCATCAAAGCTGAAATTCGAAACAAGGTACACATTCGTCTTCCTCACTTCCTTGATCTGTCTGGTAGGAAGATGGTGACTAAGATAGAAGAGGTGGTTGAAAGAATAGTAGATCTTGAGAAACGCAAAGATACCCTTGGTCTCAGAGAGATTCAAACAGGAAGCTCTTCATGGAGACCTCCATCCACTTCTCTTGTGAAGGGGAATGTGTTCGGCAGGGATAGTGACCAACAGGCACTAATCAAGATGCTCAATGACAACAATCATCATAACTTGTCCGTCATCTCTATTGTTGGTATGGGCGGTGTTGGTAAAACTACTTTAGCACAATGGCTCTACAACAATAAGGATTTGATGGACGGGGTTGATCTGAAAGCATGGATTTGTGTTTCTGAAAATTTTGATGTTGTTGAGACTACTAAGAATGTTATAAAGGGGATCTCTTCAGGTGTTTGTAGTCTTGACGGCTTTGATTTACTTCAACAATATTTGAAGGAAAAACTGTCAGAAAAGAAGTTCTTCATTGTTTTGGACGATGTTTGGAGTGAAGATGCTGACAAGTGGAATAGTTTTATCACCCCTTTTCAACATGGGACAAAGGGAAGCACTATTCTTCTAACTACCCGCATGGTAAATGTTGGTCGAATAGTCCAACACTATAACTCTTACACCCTCAATCAACTGTCAGATGATTATTGTTGGTCTATTTTTGCGGATAATGCATCCTTTCCTAAATCAAATGGGAGCTCAGAACTGGAAGGAATAGGTAGAAAGATTGTTGAGAGGTGTGATGGCTTGCCATTAGCTGCAGAAACACTTGGACGCTTGTTGCGCTCAGAGCATCGTGTTGAAGAATGGAATAAAATACTATCGAGTGACATTTGGGAATTTTCTGTGGCAAATTGCAAGATTGTTCCTGCATTGTTATTAAGTTACCATCATCTGCCTACTCATTTAAAAGGTTGCTTTGTTTATTGTTCATTGTATCCCAAAGATTATAAACTTGATAAAGATGAATTAATCTTGCTATGGATGGCTGAAGATCTTTTGCGACCACGAAGCAGGGGACAGACTCTAGAAGAAGTTGGTTGCGAGTGTTTTGATGATTTGGCTTCAAGACTATTTTTCAAGCAGGTCAATAACGATCGTGAGAAGTATTTcgtaatgcatgatctcatgcaTGACTTGGCAATTTTTCTTGCTGGAAAATTTTGTTGTAGACTATCTGAAGAACTTGGTGAAAAGGAAGAAATGAGTATTCTAACTCGTCATTTGTCATACGGTGATTCAATCCCTGAGAAAACATGCTCCTCTAATAAAATAGAATCTTTGAGGACCTTACTGTATACCAATCATAGAGCTGGTTTCTGGAAAGCACGCGCAACATTACCATGTGACATATTGTCAAAGAATAAATACCTAAGAGTTGTATCCTTTGATATACTCCCTATATATCCTgattcaatagctaaattgatcCAACTGCGCTATTTGGATCTTTCTAGGAGTGATATTGAGGTATTGCCACCGTCATTATGCAACTTGTGCAATCTACAAACTTTAAAGTTAGAAGGTTGTTCAAAGCTGACTATGCTGCCCAATGGCATGTATAATCTTGTGAATTTGCGGCATCTTAATATAAAGGGTACTCCTCTGAAAGAAATGCCAAAAGGAATGGGCAAATTAAAACAGTTGCACGTTTTAAGCAAGTTTGTGGTGGGAAAGCAAGAAGACAAAAGAATCGAAGAGTTAGGAGGGCTTTTAAATCTTCATGGATCACTTGAGATTCAGAAATTGGAGAATGTGGTTGATGCCAATCAGGCAAGGAGTGCAAGGATAACAGATAAGAAGCACATTGAGGAGTTATTGTTGGAATGGTCTTCAAGTGATGATATAGTTTCAAACACACATACTAATGAACAAGATATCCTCCACAGCTTGCAACCGGACACTGGCTTGaaggagttgcaaatcaagggaTACAAGGGTACAATATTTTCCGACTGGTTGGGGCGCTGTTCCTACAAAAATATGACACGTGTAACTCTGGCGTCCTGCAAGAATTGCTGTATGCTGCCTTCACTTGGACAGCTGCCTTCTCTTAAGTCCCTGTGCATCGAAAGTTTTGATGAGCTGAAGAGCATTGGCAAGGAGTTTTACAAGAATGAAGGCCATCAACATTCTTCGCCTATTGCACCGTTTTCCTCACTGGAGGAATTGATATTTTATAATATGCCAAGTTGGGAGGAGTGGCACTTACCTGACTCAGAAGCCTTTCCTCAGCTTAAGAGCCTTCTTATAAGAGGGTGTCCAATGTTGAACGGAGATATGGTTAATCAGGTATTAATGAGAATCGTTTCTTCCTCATCGGATGTTTCCAAAGTGCGCCAACTGAAAATACAAGAAGTAGATGATGCAGGATGGGGTAAAGAGATGACACTCGATGGGGATAGGTTATCAATTAGTGGATTTGAATGTGTGGCGGAGTGTGCATTTAAGACAAGGATCATCCACCATCTAACTTCCCTCCAAGAAATACAAATCTGCAAGTGTTCATCTGTTGTATCCTTGGGGCCGTTGGGGGGCAATTGTTTACCCAAATCTTTGCAAAAACTTAGAATATATAGGTGCAGCCAAATTGAATTACTCCAGCAACAACAGAAATATGATTTGGTAGATCTACAAATATATGAAAGCTGTGATTCACTGACCTCATTGTCGTTGGATGCCTTTCCCAAACTCAAGAATCTCGAGATAACACAGTGTGAGAATGTGGAATCAGTTTCAATGTCAGAGCCACCACATGCTGCTCTTCAACATCTCAGCATCACAAATTGCAACAAGTTGGATGCATTGCCACGTGGCATCCCAAATTTACAGTCTCTTGACATACAAGGTTGCCCAAAGATTTGTTGGTTACCAGAGAGAGGTTTTCTGCCTAACCTGGAAGAGCTTAGTGTAGGAGGTTGCCGGCAACAACTGGGGGTTGTATCATGGTTGGGCAACTTGGACAACCTCACTCATCTCACCATTTATGGTGATGGCAGGGAGAGCAGAATAAAGTCATACCCAGAGGTGGGTTCGCTGCCTCGCCTTCCCTCCCTTACCACTCTGAAGATATGGGGGTTCGATAATCTGGAGACATTGAAGTGCAACCAGCTTCCCCGTCTCACCTCCCTCCAACAACTACACATTGGGTTCTGTATGAAGCTGAACAATATGGAAGGAGAAAAGCTGCCTCCCTCTCTCTTAATACTCAAAATTGACTACTGTGATTTGCTGGCCAAACACTGCAAGAACAAGCATCAACAAATTTGGTCGAAAATTTCCCACATCCCCACCATTCAAGTCGATGGCAAGCAAATTTTCTGA